From one Prosthecobacter vanneervenii genomic stretch:
- a CDS encoding alanine racemase — protein sequence MQTLLPYSPPTITRHLSGQNSAANRNRHAHGLNSNICERIDGVPVADLAARFGSPLFVFSERTLREKIQRAREAFESRYPNTRFAWSYKTNYLNAICRVFHSEGSIAEVVSEFEYEKARRNGIAGRDIIFNGPHKTRAGLELAASEGAMIQVDNWDELLLLDTIAKEQGRSIDIAIRCWLDAGIQPVWSKFGFGVENGEAWRAIRRIAESRGRLNLQGLHTHIGTYILEPNAYKVAAEKLITLMERCRESYGWALKYLNLGGGFPSLSTLHYSYQPAEQVVPPIEKYAEAIAGALNTLPRDRRPRLYLESGRALVDEAGYLITSIVAVKQTGASGPITLAGKAAKAPAYMPESTGSAYVIDAGINILYSGNWYRFNVKPAKALRESAQHPVKLYGCLCMNIDVIREQVSLPAMTTGDHLVMHPVGAYNFTQSMQFITYRPAVVMIGLDGRVEIIRERENLDYVQRLERVPEHLLCGSRE from the coding sequence ATGCAAACGCTTCTTCCTTATTCCCCGCCGACCATCACCCGGCATCTCAGCGGCCAGAACAGCGCCGCCAACCGCAACCGCCATGCGCACGGCCTGAACAGCAACATCTGCGAACGCATCGACGGCGTGCCGGTGGCGGACCTGGCGGCACGCTTTGGCTCGCCGCTGTTTGTCTTCTCCGAGCGCACGCTGCGCGAAAAAATCCAGCGGGCCCGTGAGGCCTTTGAGAGCCGCTATCCGAACACGCGCTTTGCGTGGAGCTACAAGACCAACTACCTCAACGCGATCTGCCGTGTGTTTCACAGCGAGGGCTCGATCGCCGAGGTGGTGAGCGAGTTTGAGTATGAAAAGGCAAGGCGCAACGGCATTGCCGGACGTGACATCATCTTCAACGGACCGCACAAGACGCGTGCGGGGCTGGAGCTGGCGGCGAGCGAAGGCGCGATGATCCAGGTGGACAACTGGGACGAGCTGCTGCTGCTGGACACGATTGCGAAGGAGCAGGGAAGGAGCATCGACATCGCGATCCGCTGCTGGCTGGACGCTGGCATTCAGCCGGTGTGGAGCAAGTTTGGTTTTGGCGTGGAGAATGGCGAGGCATGGCGGGCGATCCGCCGGATCGCTGAAAGCAGGGGGCGGCTGAATTTGCAGGGGCTGCACACGCACATCGGCACCTACATCCTGGAGCCGAATGCGTACAAAGTGGCGGCTGAGAAGCTGATCACGCTGATGGAGCGCTGCCGTGAGAGCTATGGGTGGGCGCTGAAGTATCTGAATCTTGGCGGCGGTTTCCCGTCTCTCAGCACGCTGCATTACTCCTACCAGCCTGCGGAGCAGGTGGTGCCGCCGATCGAAAAATATGCGGAGGCCATTGCGGGTGCGCTGAACACCCTGCCGAGGGATCGCCGCCCGCGCCTGTACCTGGAGAGCGGACGTGCGCTCGTCGATGAGGCGGGGTATCTCATCACCAGCATCGTGGCGGTGAAGCAGACGGGCGCCTCCGGGCCGATCACACTGGCAGGAAAGGCGGCGAAGGCTCCGGCTTACATGCCAGAGTCCACGGGTTCCGCGTATGTGATTGATGCCGGGATCAACATCCTCTACAGCGGGAACTGGTACCGTTTTAATGTGAAGCCTGCGAAGGCGCTGCGTGAGAGCGCGCAGCATCCGGTGAAGCTCTACGGCTGCCTTTGCATGAACATCGACGTGATCCGTGAGCAGGTCTCTCTGCCGGCGATGACCACGGGCGATCATCTGGTGATGCATCCGGTGGGTGCGTACAATTTCACGCAAAGCATGCAATTCATCACCTACCGGCCGGCGGTGGTGATGATCGGGCTGGACGGGCGGGTGGAGATCATCCGTGAGCGCGAAAACCTGGACTACGTGCAGCGGCTGGAGCGTGTGCCTGAGCATCTGCTCTGCGGCAGCCGGGAATGA
- a CDS encoding ATP-grasp domain-containing protein: MNASPVIAVTGLHRGENPQPGSAVIRSLRRVYPELRIIGLVYDSLESGLFSDEDAPDAAFTMSYPGAGVEAFWQRLDAIREVERFDVLIPCLDAEMAPLVDAPEKLRERGIHACLPTAASFKCRDKSKLAELCERTHCRTPRTVAVTDISSLHQAAASLGGNVFVKGRFYEARHAVTPAAREAAYWHMMEQWGAPVLVQENVQGEEYNVIGLGDGSGRILGSCSIRKMLRTASGKGFGGMVVRDPQLDAIAQSLIAELRWNGPFELEFVKEEGAKGEYCLIEINPRFPAWCDFPSTLNCNLPAAALELALGWQPREPLRHAVPGKFFIRHAIDMTGDIRDLAALTTSGQFFRQPREIIQHPAASRSL, encoded by the coding sequence ATGAATGCATCTCCTGTCATCGCCGTCACCGGGCTTCATCGCGGTGAAAATCCCCAGCCGGGTTCTGCTGTGATCCGCAGCCTGCGCCGTGTTTATCCTGAGCTGCGCATCATCGGCCTTGTTTACGACTCGCTGGAAAGCGGGCTGTTCAGCGATGAGGACGCGCCGGATGCGGCCTTTACCATGTCCTATCCCGGCGCGGGTGTGGAGGCCTTCTGGCAGAGGCTGGACGCAATCCGCGAAGTGGAGCGCTTTGATGTGCTGATCCCCTGCCTGGATGCTGAAATGGCTCCGCTGGTGGATGCGCCTGAGAAGCTGCGCGAGCGCGGCATCCATGCCTGCCTGCCAACGGCGGCGAGTTTCAAGTGCCGAGACAAATCCAAGCTGGCCGAGCTGTGCGAGCGCACGCACTGCCGCACACCGAGAACGGTGGCGGTGACGGATATAAGCTCGCTGCACCAGGCGGCGGCATCGCTGGGCGGCAATGTGTTTGTGAAAGGCCGCTTTTATGAAGCCAGGCATGCTGTGACTCCTGCCGCACGCGAGGCTGCCTACTGGCATATGATGGAACAGTGGGGCGCGCCGGTGCTGGTGCAGGAAAATGTGCAGGGAGAGGAGTACAACGTCATTGGGTTGGGAGATGGTTCAGGCCGGATTCTCGGCTCGTGCTCGATTCGCAAGATGCTGCGCACCGCGAGCGGCAAGGGTTTTGGAGGAATGGTGGTTCGTGATCCACAACTGGACGCGATCGCGCAGTCGCTGATCGCTGAGCTGCGGTGGAACGGCCCGTTTGAACTGGAGTTTGTCAAAGAGGAAGGCGCCAAGGGCGAGTACTGCCTGATCGAGATCAATCCACGGTTTCCAGCGTGGTGCGACTTTCCCTCCACGCTGAACTGCAACCTGCCTGCCGCCGCACTGGAGCTGGCGCTGGGCTGGCAGCCGCGCGAACCTCTGCGCCACGCGGTTCCTGGCAAGTTCTTCATCCGTCATGCGATCGACATGACCGGCGACATTCGTGATCTGGCTGCGCTGACCACGAGCGGTCAGTTCTTCCGCCAGCCGCGCGAGATCATTCAGCATCCCGCCGCATCCCGCAGCCTCTGA
- a CDS encoding PqqD family protein, producing the protein MKLAPLSTLNRPISQQQLEPSPFRVPATAARPAVDTFDFQTVTWQADGFGFDAMSGEFFTASPTALVVMQALGDGMTRLQILDRLTSRFEVSRSTAERDLESFLAELVHLGLTPESN; encoded by the coding sequence ATGAAACTCGCGCCCCTTTCCACCCTGAACCGTCCCATCAGCCAGCAGCAGCTGGAGCCATCTCCCTTCAGGGTACCAGCTACCGCCGCCCGCCCGGCAGTGGACACCTTTGACTTCCAAACCGTGACCTGGCAGGCGGATGGCTTTGGCTTTGATGCGATGAGCGGCGAGTTTTTCACAGCCAGCCCGACGGCGCTGGTGGTGATGCAGGCACTGGGCGATGGCATGACGCGGCTGCAGATACTGGACCGCCTGACCTCACGCTTTGAGGTGAGCCGCAGCACGGCGGAGCGGGACCTGGAGTCCTTCCTGGCAGAGCTGGTCCACCTGGGACTGACCCCTGAGTCGAACTGA
- a CDS encoding APC family permease has protein sequence MSTTRTQGISLITATAVVVANMIGTGVFTSLGFQVGSLPSGFVLLMLWVVGGVCAFCGAVCYGELAAALPRSGGEYHFLSKIFHPSVGFLSGWLSVTVGFAAPIALAAMAFGKYFSGIFPTAPATTWSLVMVWLVTLIHVSGIHTAARFQNAATWLKVALILVFIGAGFWFGKAQPVQFLPVKGDLSLLGSTPFAVSLVYVMYAYAGWNAATYIVGDIRDPQKNVPLAIALGTLLVAGLYIALNAVFLHVAPMAELNGKLDVGHIAADHIFGTTGGKIMSGLICLGLVSSISAMTWVGPRVMKTMGQDLRILSPLAASDERGVPVAGLFVQLAIVITLLLTASFETVLTCVQFSIQLGSFATVVGLIVLRIKQPDLPRPYRCWGYPVTPILFLGISLWMMIFVAKKHPDETLAGMALILLGWIIYFLSPRSPRTP, from the coding sequence ATGAGCACCACTCGCACTCAGGGGATTTCGCTGATCACAGCCACGGCGGTGGTGGTGGCAAACATGATCGGCACCGGCGTCTTTACGTCTTTGGGCTTTCAGGTGGGTTCGCTGCCCTCCGGCTTTGTGCTCCTCATGCTCTGGGTCGTCGGCGGCGTCTGCGCCTTCTGCGGTGCAGTTTGCTATGGCGAACTGGCTGCCGCACTGCCACGCTCGGGTGGCGAGTACCATTTCCTCTCCAAGATTTTTCACCCCTCTGTTGGCTTCCTTTCCGGCTGGCTCTCGGTCACCGTGGGCTTTGCCGCTCCCATCGCACTGGCCGCCATGGCCTTCGGCAAATACTTCTCCGGCATCTTTCCCACGGCACCTGCCACCACCTGGTCCCTCGTCATGGTGTGGCTCGTCACGCTGATTCACGTTTCCGGCATCCACACCGCAGCCCGGTTTCAAAACGCCGCCACCTGGCTCAAGGTGGCGCTCATCCTCGTCTTCATAGGTGCAGGCTTCTGGTTTGGCAAAGCCCAGCCCGTGCAGTTCCTCCCGGTCAAAGGAGACCTTTCCCTGCTCGGCAGCACGCCCTTCGCCGTCAGCCTTGTTTACGTCATGTATGCCTACGCCGGCTGGAATGCCGCCACCTACATCGTCGGAGACATCCGTGACCCGCAGAAAAACGTCCCCCTCGCCATCGCCTTGGGAACGTTGCTCGTCGCAGGGCTCTACATCGCCCTCAATGCCGTCTTCCTCCATGTGGCCCCCATGGCCGAGCTCAATGGCAAGCTCGATGTCGGCCACATCGCCGCCGACCACATCTTTGGCACCACAGGCGGTAAAATCATGTCCGGCCTCATCTGCCTCGGTCTCGTTTCCAGCATCAGCGCCATGACCTGGGTCGGCCCGCGTGTCATGAAGACCATGGGCCAGGACCTCCGCATCCTCTCCCCGCTCGCTGCCAGTGACGAGCGCGGGGTGCCCGTCGCCGGTTTGTTTGTCCAGCTTGCCATCGTCATCACCCTTCTTCTCACCGCCAGCTTTGAGACCGTCCTCACCTGCGTGCAGTTCAGCATTCAGCTCGGTTCCTTCGCCACCGTCGTCGGCCTCATCGTCCTGCGCATCAAGCAGCCCGACCTGCCCCGCCCCTACCGCTGCTGGGGCTATCCTGTCACTCCCATCCTCTTTCTCGGCATCAGTCTCTGGATGATGATCTTCGTCGCCAAAAAACATCCGGATGAAACCCTTGCCGGAATGGCGTTGATTTTGCTCGGTTGGATCATTTATTTCCTCTCACCGCGTAGTCCACGCACTCCATGA
- a CDS encoding serine hydrolase, protein MKPLLAFLHFFTAAPAVEPLTAQGIEAAAAYSTAHGGHALLIKQNGKIVHESYANGHAKKEPHRIYSGTKAFWGLTAFAAEKEGLFSFDERVSDTITEWQGDARKSKITVRQLLDFSHGLEPMFGLHENSFPDRTTAALKAGAVAVPGKSFIYGPAALQVFHELLARKLEKKQTPIRYLERKVLAPLGLGSQRYLPDQHGAPLLAAGFMQTARQWSELGTWMLKHEEVLMKLQGSSANAAFAFGFWNNRAAGTKSGHEVDAESMLDKKWHQQSWRNACLCRAAPADLIACIGSYGQRLYIVPSRNLIIVRLAKDSKPNDAEMLRLLFSKGP, encoded by the coding sequence ATGAAGCCGCTGCTGGCATTTCTGCATTTTTTCACGGCCGCGCCTGCGGTGGAGCCGCTCACAGCGCAGGGGATCGAGGCTGCGGCTGCGTATTCCACCGCGCATGGCGGACACGCGCTGCTGATCAAGCAAAACGGGAAGATCGTGCACGAGTCGTATGCGAACGGGCATGCGAAAAAAGAGCCGCACCGGATCTACAGTGGCACAAAGGCTTTCTGGGGACTGACGGCCTTTGCGGCGGAGAAGGAGGGGCTCTTCAGCTTTGACGAGCGCGTGTCAGACACCATCACCGAATGGCAGGGGGATGCGCGCAAGAGCAAGATCACGGTGCGTCAGCTGCTGGATTTCAGCCATGGGCTGGAGCCGATGTTTGGCCTGCATGAGAACAGCTTTCCAGACCGCACCACGGCGGCGCTGAAGGCCGGGGCGGTGGCGGTGCCGGGGAAGTCCTTCATCTACGGGCCTGCGGCGCTGCAGGTGTTTCATGAGCTGCTGGCGCGCAAGCTGGAAAAGAAGCAGACGCCGATCCGCTACCTGGAGCGCAAGGTGCTGGCACCGCTGGGGCTGGGATCGCAGCGCTACCTGCCTGACCAGCATGGGGCGCCGCTGCTGGCAGCCGGATTCATGCAGACGGCGCGCCAGTGGTCTGAGCTGGGCACGTGGATGCTGAAGCATGAGGAGGTGCTCATGAAACTGCAGGGCAGCAGCGCGAATGCGGCGTTTGCCTTCGGTTTCTGGAACAACCGTGCGGCGGGCACCAAGTCCGGCCACGAGGTGGATGCGGAGTCGATGCTGGATAAAAAGTGGCACCAGCAGTCGTGGCGCAATGCGTGCCTGTGCCGCGCAGCGCCGGCGGATCTCATCGCGTGCATCGGCTCCTACGGGCAGCGGCTTTACATCGTGCCATCAAGGAATCTGATCATCGTGAGGCTGGCGAAGGATTCGAAGCCAAATGACGCGGAGATGCTGAGGCTGCTGTTTTCCAAGGGGCCGTGA
- a CDS encoding response regulator transcription factor produces the protein MRILLVEDQAKLLSFAKKGLEEQGIQVDAVSDGDEAWEMATTVPYDALVLDIMVPGRDGLSILRGLRDKRNNVPVILLTARSTLPEKIEGLNLGADDYMTKPFFVEELAARLHTVVRRKAGDSSHLIRVDDLCINLLERKTSRAGVEIELSTREFELLEHLMRSPGRVFGRMQIYEHVWGYNMDPETNLVEVYIQRLRAKIDKDHEKKLIRTVRGVGYALGGG, from the coding sequence ATGCGCATTCTCCTCGTCGAAGACCAGGCCAAGCTCCTCTCCTTTGCCAAAAAGGGGCTCGAGGAGCAGGGCATTCAGGTCGATGCCGTTAGCGATGGCGACGAGGCCTGGGAAATGGCCACCACCGTGCCGTACGACGCTCTCGTGCTCGACATCATGGTGCCCGGCCGCGACGGCCTCAGCATCCTGCGCGGCCTGCGGGACAAGCGCAACAACGTCCCCGTCATCCTCCTCACCGCACGCTCCACCCTCCCCGAAAAAATCGAGGGACTTAATCTCGGAGCGGATGACTACATGACCAAGCCCTTCTTCGTCGAAGAGCTGGCCGCCCGCCTCCACACCGTCGTCCGCCGCAAGGCTGGAGACTCCAGCCACCTCATCCGTGTGGATGACCTCTGCATCAATCTTCTGGAGCGCAAGACCAGCCGAGCAGGCGTGGAGATCGAGCTCAGCACCCGCGAATTCGAGCTTCTGGAGCACCTCATGCGCAGTCCCGGCCGCGTCTTTGGCCGCATGCAGATCTACGAGCACGTCTGGGGCTACAACATGGACCCAGAGACCAATCTCGTGGAAGTTTACATCCAGCGCCTGCGCGCCAAGATCGACAAAGACCACGAAAAAAAACTCATCCGCACCGTCCGCGGCGTCGGTTACGCCCTCGGTGGCGGCTGA
- a CDS encoding PspA/IM30 family protein: MTSAKSTASPAPHDSSLHQWLMLGVSTAFLTLVGLVLPHGDSGEDFRQWFMTHLFFRPVIVILWAIIIIEGFAGLFASSAPWPSRLRRLVLTSLLPPLRMITASSKPGGWLWLPGMGWKTPGEATSEQLEQKLALPMLILTLLVLPVLGAELTGGETLENHPRMALATHLMTCIIWIGFTMEFLWMVAAAPDKLGYCLKNWVNLVIILLPLVAFLRVLNIFRFTRMLRAGKLLRAYRLRGLWTRLWRLALLFKLIDRLQQRDPRKYCTALEKRIADLEEDLAEMRARLAEQRSKLPHE; encoded by the coding sequence ATGACGAGCGCCAAGAGCACTGCCAGCCCAGCTCCCCATGACAGCAGCCTCCACCAGTGGCTGATGCTCGGCGTCTCCACAGCTTTCCTTACCTTGGTCGGCCTCGTCCTGCCGCATGGAGACAGTGGCGAAGATTTCCGCCAGTGGTTCATGACCCACCTTTTCTTCCGTCCGGTCATCGTCATCCTCTGGGCCATCATCATCATCGAGGGCTTCGCAGGCTTGTTTGCCTCCTCTGCACCCTGGCCCTCACGTCTCCGGCGTCTAGTCCTCACCTCGCTGCTTCCTCCTCTGCGCATGATCACCGCCAGCAGCAAGCCCGGCGGCTGGCTCTGGCTCCCTGGCATGGGCTGGAAGACTCCCGGAGAGGCCACGTCCGAGCAGCTGGAGCAAAAGCTGGCCCTGCCCATGCTCATCCTAACCCTCCTCGTGCTCCCCGTGCTGGGTGCCGAGCTCACTGGTGGTGAGACCCTCGAAAACCACCCGCGCATGGCCCTGGCCACGCATCTGATGACTTGCATCATCTGGATCGGCTTCACCATGGAGTTCCTCTGGATGGTCGCCGCGGCTCCAGACAAGCTGGGCTACTGCCTCAAAAACTGGGTCAATCTCGTCATCATCCTCCTGCCTCTCGTGGCCTTCCTTCGGGTGCTGAATATCTTCCGTTTCACCCGCATGCTGCGCGCTGGCAAGCTCCTCCGCGCCTACCGCCTTCGCGGTCTCTGGACTCGCCTGTGGCGCCTCGCTCTGCTCTTCAAGCTCATCGACCGCCTCCAGCAGCGCGACCCCAGAAAATACTGCACTGCTTTGGAAAAGCGCATCGCCGACCTCGAAGAGGATCTGGCAGAGATGCGCGCACGGCTGGCCGAGCAGCGCAGCAAGCTGCCCCACGAGTGA
- the rph gene encoding ribonuclease PH, producing MPRTDGRTPDQLRKIDYVLDVAPHAAGSVLIAFGNTRVICTACINEEVPRWMKVQNVKGGWLTAEYSMLPYSTLERKDRESSRGRPDGRSTEIQRLIGRSLRAVVDLEKLGARTLCVDCDVLQADGGTRTAAITGACIAVAVAFNRLLEKGKITQQPLKKKIAAVSVGIVKGETLLDLCYTEDAAADVDSNIVLTEHGEFVEIQGSGEEATFTEAQLHSMLEYGRKGIKELIAIQDAAITSAMKPAQSKDLQNLASFFGKR from the coding sequence ATGCCCAGAACCGACGGCCGCACCCCTGACCAGCTCCGCAAAATCGACTACGTCCTCGACGTCGCCCCGCACGCCGCGGGCTCCGTCCTCATCGCCTTTGGCAACACCCGCGTCATCTGCACCGCCTGCATCAATGAAGAGGTGCCCCGCTGGATGAAAGTCCAGAACGTCAAAGGCGGCTGGCTCACCGCCGAGTACTCCATGCTCCCCTACTCCACGCTGGAGCGCAAAGACCGCGAAAGCTCTCGCGGCAGGCCCGATGGTCGTAGCACCGAAATCCAGCGCCTCATCGGCCGCAGCCTCCGCGCTGTCGTCGATCTCGAAAAGCTCGGTGCCCGCACCCTCTGCGTGGACTGCGATGTACTCCAGGCAGACGGCGGCACCCGCACCGCCGCCATCACCGGTGCCTGCATCGCCGTGGCTGTCGCCTTCAACCGTCTCCTTGAAAAAGGCAAGATCACCCAGCAGCCTCTCAAAAAGAAGATCGCCGCCGTCAGCGTCGGCATCGTCAAAGGCGAAACGCTGCTCGATCTCTGCTACACCGAAGACGCCGCCGCCGATGTGGATAGCAACATCGTCCTCACCGAGCACGGCGAATTCGTCGAGATTCAGGGCAGCGGCGAAGAAGCCACCTTCACCGAGGCCCAGCTCCACTCCATGCTCGAATACGGCCGCAAAGGCATCAAGGAACTCATCGCCATTCAGGACGCCGCCATCACCAGCGCCATGAAGCCCGCCCAGAGCAAGGACCTCCAAAACCTCGCCTCCTTCTTCGGCAAACGCTGA
- a CDS encoding histone deacetylase family protein, which translates to MTALLLDPIYQQHDPGPGHPESIRRHVAVTQALTDAGLVAKAQHIPPRAATLDELALCHDRGYIATAKKDVESGLDDLSTGDTAICSRSYDVALQAVGGVLNAVDSVFSGKAANAFCAVRPPGHHARPAQGMGFCLFNNIAIAARYAQQKHGAHKVAIIDWDVHHGNGTQDIFYEDDSVFFCSTHQSPLYPFTGHANETGSGKGLGTTLNLPFPARSGISTIGAAFTDRVLPAIDSFKPDLILISAGFDSRIDDPLGQFRLTDDDFVALTKLLLASARTHCQHRLISILEGGYNIQGLASAVTHHVRTLVE; encoded by the coding sequence ATGACCGCGTTGCTTCTCGATCCCATCTACCAGCAGCACGATCCCGGCCCCGGTCACCCTGAAAGCATCCGGCGCCACGTCGCAGTCACGCAGGCGCTCACCGACGCAGGCCTTGTCGCCAAAGCACAGCACATTCCCCCGCGTGCTGCCACGCTCGACGAGCTCGCCCTCTGCCATGATCGCGGCTACATCGCCACGGCAAAGAAGGATGTGGAATCCGGCCTCGATGACCTCAGCACCGGAGATACCGCCATCTGCTCACGCTCCTACGATGTGGCGCTGCAGGCCGTCGGCGGCGTCCTGAATGCCGTCGACTCAGTCTTCTCAGGCAAAGCCGCCAACGCCTTCTGCGCCGTGCGCCCTCCGGGCCATCACGCACGCCCCGCCCAGGGCATGGGCTTCTGCCTTTTCAACAACATCGCCATCGCCGCACGCTACGCCCAGCAGAAGCACGGCGCGCATAAGGTCGCCATCATCGACTGGGACGTGCACCACGGCAACGGCACGCAGGACATCTTCTATGAAGACGACAGCGTCTTCTTCTGCAGCACCCACCAGAGCCCTCTCTACCCCTTCACCGGCCACGCCAATGAAACCGGTAGCGGCAAAGGGCTGGGCACCACGCTCAATCTCCCCTTCCCTGCCCGCTCCGGCATAAGCACCATCGGCGCCGCCTTCACAGATCGCGTCTTGCCCGCCATCGACTCCTTCAAGCCCGACCTTATTCTCATCTCCGCCGGCTTCGACTCCCGCATCGACGACCCCCTCGGCCAGTTCCGCCTCACTGACGACGACTTCGTTGCATTGACAAAACTCCTGCTCGCCTCCGCAAGGACCCACTGCCAGCACCGCCTCATCTCCATCCTCGAAGGCGGCTACAACATCCAGGGCCTCGCCAGCGCCGTGACCCACCACGTACGGACTTTGGTGGAATAG
- a CDS encoding AAA family ATPase: MPHSPLPQDDVAAIDELRKVYVQLGDELKKIIVGQQKVVEQLAICLFARGHALLMGVPGLAKTLLISRLAETMSLSFSRIQFTPDLMPMDITGTDILQELPGGKRAFEFAKGPVFANIVLADEINRAPAKTQAAMLEAMQEHKVTVAGRTYTLDSPFFVLATQNPIEQEGTYPLPEAQLDRFMFMIGVDYPTREEEIAIARTTTGTSLPRLEHILDGPKVLAFQELVRRVPVPDHLYEFAVDLVRKTRPASHEAPSWLKPLVSWGAGPRAVQYLILGAKARAALHGSYMVRLEDLMEVAEPVLRHRVMTTFTAESDGVSSCDVTKRLVNELAKAG; encoded by the coding sequence ATGCCTCATTCCCCGCTTCCGCAGGACGACGTCGCCGCTATTGATGAGCTTCGCAAGGTTTACGTCCAGCTGGGCGACGAGCTGAAAAAGATCATCGTCGGTCAACAGAAGGTCGTAGAGCAGCTCGCCATCTGCCTTTTCGCACGCGGTCATGCCCTTCTCATGGGCGTGCCCGGCCTGGCCAAAACCCTGCTCATCTCCCGCCTCGCGGAGACCATGTCCCTCAGCTTCAGCCGCATCCAGTTCACGCCGGATCTCATGCCCATGGACATCACCGGCACCGACATTCTGCAGGAGCTTCCCGGCGGCAAACGCGCCTTCGAGTTCGCCAAAGGCCCCGTCTTTGCCAACATCGTCCTCGCAGACGAAATCAATCGAGCCCCCGCCAAGACCCAGGCCGCCATGCTTGAGGCCATGCAGGAGCACAAGGTCACTGTCGCCGGTCGCACCTACACCCTCGACAGCCCCTTCTTCGTCCTCGCCACCCAGAACCCCATCGAGCAGGAGGGCACCTACCCTCTCCCCGAAGCCCAGCTCGACCGCTTCATGTTCATGATCGGCGTGGACTATCCCACCCGCGAAGAAGAGATCGCCATCGCCCGCACAACCACCGGTACCAGTTTGCCCAGGCTCGAACACATCCTCGATGGCCCCAAGGTGCTCGCCTTTCAAGAACTCGTCCGCCGCGTTCCTGTGCCGGATCACCTCTACGAGTTCGCCGTCGATCTCGTCCGTAAAACAAGACCCGCCAGCCACGAAGCCCCCTCATGGCTCAAACCCCTCGTCAGCTGGGGTGCAGGCCCTCGTGCTGTGCAGTATTTGATCCTCGGCGCCAAAGCCCGCGCCGCACTCCACGGCAGTTACATGGTCCGTTTGGAAGACCTCATGGAAGTCGCCGAACCCGTCCTCCGCCACCGCGTCATGACCACGTTCACGGCTGAGAGCGATGGCGTCAGCAGCTGCGATGTGACGAAGAGATTGGTGAATGAGCTCGCCAAGGCAGGGTGA
- a CDS encoding four helix bundle protein, whose product MPAARQFDHEKLQVYQLELEFIAWLTDLFAEIQASKTPRLAEVLDQLDRASLSALLNTAEGNGRRATQQRVRFFDDARGSATECAACLDAIVAKKACKKERVMRGKDMLLSVVSILSSLIARFEGVPVKSCRSVPMTGTRLKSASRSSREEEKE is encoded by the coding sequence ATGCCCGCTGCACGCCAGTTCGATCACGAAAAGCTCCAGGTGTACCAGCTTGAGCTGGAATTCATAGCCTGGCTCACTGACTTGTTTGCTGAAATTCAAGCCTCCAAAACTCCGCGGCTTGCTGAAGTGTTGGACCAACTCGACCGCGCCAGCCTCTCAGCGCTTTTAAACACAGCGGAAGGCAACGGCCGCCGCGCCACTCAGCAGCGCGTGCGGTTCTTCGATGATGCACGTGGTTCTGCGACTGAATGTGCTGCATGTCTGGATGCGATCGTTGCAAAAAAAGCATGTAAAAAAGAAAGAGTTATGAGGGGAAAAGACATGCTGTTAAGTGTGGTTTCGATTTTGAGTTCTCTCATCGCTCGTTTTGAGGGAGTTCCGGTCAAATCATGCCGCAGTGTTCCTATGACAGGAACACGTCTTAAATCTGCATCCCGATCCTCCAGAGAGGAAGAGAAAGAGTAG